From Hydra vulgaris chromosome 15, alternate assembly HydraT2T_AEP, one genomic window encodes:
- the LOC136092284 gene encoding thiopurine S-methyltransferase-like — protein sequence MVDKREELNKYWCIRWASSDNGWVFPGVNPFLKLYFPNLTEGKGVCNKRVLVPLCGKTTDLLWLCEQDLSVTGIEFCEVPIINFFKEKGLSYECYEKSCHKVYKCISKDIVIYQGDFFSMNSDILGGVFDYCCDISSLSAMIPNEQKLYVDKLISLLSFDCRLILNCFEYDVTLRNDKPPYAIFRDRLENMFGYKFIIKELCCNTEDTLPEGYTSRIGFNTRHIYYMIKKIN from the coding sequence ATGGTTGATAAAAGAGAAGAGCTAAACAAATATTGGTGCATCCGATGGGCAAGTAGTGATAATGGTTGGGTTTTTCCTGGTGTTAAtccttttttgaaattatattttccCAATCTTACAGAAGGTAAAGGTGTCTGCAACAAAAGAGTGTTGGTCCCACTCTGTGGAAAAACAACTGATTTATTATGGCTATGTGAACAAGATTTATCAGTAACTGGTATAGAGTTTTGTGAAGTGccaattatcaattttttcaaagagaAGGGTTTGTCATATGAATGCTATGAGAAAAGTTGTCATAAAGTTTATAAGTGTATTAGCAAAGATATTGTAATTTATCAAGGGGATTTCTTTTCAATGAATTCTGATATTTTAGGTGGAGTGTTTGATTATTGTTGTGATATTAGCTCATTGTCTGCTATGATCCCTAATGAGCAAAAACTGTATGTTGATAAATTAATATCTCTTTTGTCTTTTGATTGTCGTCTTATTCTAAACTGTTTTGAATATGATGTTACCTTGCGTAATGATAAACCTCCATATGCAATTTTCAGAGATAGGCTTGAAAATATGTTTGGTTATAAATTTATCATCAAAGAGTTATGTTGCAACACTGAGGATACATTACCAGAAGGCTATACTAGTCGAATCGGTTTTAATACAAGgcacatatattatatgattaaaaaaataaactag